GGATGCTCGAGCTGCTCGAGCCCTGGCGGGGCCAGCGTCAGCGGGTCGTCCGCATCATCATCGCGAGCGGCTTCCGGAAGCCCCGCTTCGGCCCCCGGATGACGATCCAGGACCACCGCGGCCACTGACGGCGGCAGGGTGGACTGCTGCGAGGAGCTCGCCGGACGACGGCGGCGTCACGGCCCGTAGGCGAACATCCGATCGGGATCCCAGGCGGACCGCGTCGACGCGAGCCGGTTGAACGCGTCCCGCGGCCACGCGCTCGCGAACTGCTGGGTGGAGGCCACGTGCCCGAGGAAGTTGATGTTCGTCTCCCGCGCGATCCACGGCAGGATGCCGGCGACGATGTAGTCGGACTTCTGCGGCATCGCCGTCTCGAAGAGCTCGGGGACGGGCACACCGATCATCACCAGGGTGAACGGGGCCTGGCGTCCGCCGATGGCGGTCCCGCCGTGCTGCTCCTCGCTCGCGGCGCCGCCGATGTGGCGGATCTCGATCGCGATGAACGGCACGTCGGCCCGCGCGCCCGCGCGCGCCAGGAACTCGGTGACGAAATCCTGATCGATGTCCTCGAGCTGCATGCCGCGGTCCCACGCCGGGCCGGGCTGGTCGGCGTCGTTGTGGATCGAGCCGATCGCGGAGGTCGGCATCTCTCCGACGAGGTCGAGGAAGGTGGGGGCCGCGGCGCGGATCGGAGCCAGGATGCGCTCGCCCTCGTCGTCGTCGCCCACGAACGCGAACCGCAGATGGAGCACGAACTTGCCCCGCAGCGCCTCCGGGACCTCGTCGATCGGCGGGAACCGCACGAGAGCGACGGACGAGGTGACCGTGTCCGGCACGGTGTGCACCCAGTCCACCCAGGCACGCATGGCGTCCTCGATGTGGGCGGTGTCGAAGAAGAGCCCGCCGCCGTAGACATGGGTGAGGG
The Gaiellales bacterium genome window above contains:
- a CDS encoding FAD-binding oxidoreductase, whose translation is MAPLITSEDVAELRDAVSGEVFARDDEGLAQEAACFNTAIVHDPDIVVGARTTADIVEAVRFAGNHGLPVFVQATGHGAFAPITTGLLITTGRMSGVSIDRDSRIASIGAGTRWGEVVEAAARYGLAPITGSSTNVGAVGYTLGGGLGPLSRTYGFTADWVRGFTVVTADGRVVAASADENEDLFWALRGGKGGLGIVVEMDLELVPLTHVYGGGLFFDTAHIEDAMRAWVDWVHTVPDTVTSSVALVRFPPIDEVPEALRGKFVLHLRFAFVGDDDEGERILAPIRAAAPTFLDLVGEMPTSAIGSIHNDADQPGPAWDRGMQLEDIDQDFVTEFLARAGARADVPFIAIEIRHIGGAASEEQHGGTAIGGRQAPFTLVMIGVPVPELFETAMPQKSDYIVAGILPWIARETNINFLGHVASTQQFASAWPRDAFNRLASTRSAWDPDRMFAYGP